A genome region from Platichthys flesus chromosome 12, fPlaFle2.1, whole genome shotgun sequence includes the following:
- the LOC133966038 gene encoding peroxiredoxin-like 2A isoform X3: MGMWSLGLGAVGAALAGIFLANTDLCLPKAAMASLEQLEDADLRSTVDDATVIKAKSLWEKNGAVVMAVRRPGUFLCREEASELSSLKPQLEELGVPLVAVVKENVGSEIQDFRPHFAGDIYVDEMKLFYGPLQRKMGGVGFIRLGVWQNFMRAWRSGYQGNMNGEGFILGGVFVIGPGEQGILLEHREKEFGNKVKAADVLEAVKKIVPAK, translated from the exons ATGGGGATGTGGTCTCTGGGTCTGGGGGCTGTCGGAGCAGCCCTTGCCGGGATCTTCCTGGCCAACACTGATTTGTGTCTGCCTAAAGCTGCCATGGCATCGCTGGAGCAACTGGAAGATGCTGACCTGCGCTCCACTGTAGATG ACGCCACAGTCATCAAAGCAAAGAGCCTGTGGGAGAAGAACGGGGCCGTGGTCATGGCCGTACGACGGCCTGGATGATTTTTGTGCAGAGAG gaGGCCTCTGAGCTGTCCTCTCTGAAGCCCCAGCTGGAAGAGCTCGGGGTCCCTCTGGTCGCCGTGGTGAAGGAGAACGTCGGCTCAGAGATCCAGGACTTCAGACCGCACTTCGCTGGGGACATCTACGTAGATGAAATG AAACTCTTCTACGGTCCGCTGCAGAGGAAGATGGGGGGTGTGGGGTTCATTCGCCTCGGCGTGTGGCAGAACTTCATGCGGGCCTGGCGGTCCGGTTACCAGGGCAACATGAACGGCGAGGGCTTCATTCTGGGCGGAGTGTTTGTCATTGGGCCGGGAGAACAG GGGATTCTCCTGGAACACCGTGAGAAGGAGTTTGGAAACAAGGTGAAAGCTGCAGACGTTTTGGAGGCTGTCAAGAAAATTGTGCCAGCGAAATAA
- the LOC133966038 gene encoding peroxiredoxin-like 2A isoform X1: MLALSRCSPSVRRSVSMHLSLVSVTLSRLSSATARPHILRTHSAAFHQSRAKSSPEPNKPAPVFSSGLEGDLLEMGMWSLGLGAVGAALAGIFLANTDLCLPKAAMASLEQLEDADLRSTVDDATVIKAKSLWEKNGAVVMAVRRPGUFLCREEASELSSLKPQLEELGVPLVAVVKENVGSEIQDFRPHFAGDIYVDEMKLFYGPLQRKMGGVGFIRLGVWQNFMRAWRSGYQGNMNGEGFILGGVFVIGPGEQGILLEHREKEFGNKVKAADVLEAVKKIVPAK, translated from the exons ATGTTGGCTCTGTCTAGATGCTCCCCATCTGTGAGGAGGTCTGTCTCCATGCACCTCTCTCTGGTCAGCGTTACCCTGAGCCGCCTCTCCTCCGCCACAGCCAGGCCCCATATTTTGAGAACCCACTCTGCTGCGTTTCACCAGAGTAGAGCCAAATCCAGTCCCGAGCCAAACAAGCCCGCTCCAG tgttttcctCTGGGCTGGAGGGGGATCTTCTGGAGATGGGGATGTGGTCTCTGGGTCTGGGGGCTGTCGGAGCAGCCCTTGCCGGGATCTTCCTGGCCAACACTGATTTGTGTCTGCCTAAAGCTGCCATGGCATCGCTGGAGCAACTGGAAGATGCTGACCTGCGCTCCACTGTAGATG ACGCCACAGTCATCAAAGCAAAGAGCCTGTGGGAGAAGAACGGGGCCGTGGTCATGGCCGTACGACGGCCTGGATGATTTTTGTGCAGAGAG gaGGCCTCTGAGCTGTCCTCTCTGAAGCCCCAGCTGGAAGAGCTCGGGGTCCCTCTGGTCGCCGTGGTGAAGGAGAACGTCGGCTCAGAGATCCAGGACTTCAGACCGCACTTCGCTGGGGACATCTACGTAGATGAAATG AAACTCTTCTACGGTCCGCTGCAGAGGAAGATGGGGGGTGTGGGGTTCATTCGCCTCGGCGTGTGGCAGAACTTCATGCGGGCCTGGCGGTCCGGTTACCAGGGCAACATGAACGGCGAGGGCTTCATTCTGGGCGGAGTGTTTGTCATTGGGCCGGGAGAACAG GGGATTCTCCTGGAACACCGTGAGAAGGAGTTTGGAAACAAGGTGAAAGCTGCAGACGTTTTGGAGGCTGTCAAGAAAATTGTGCCAGCGAAATAA
- the LOC133966038 gene encoding peroxiredoxin-like 2A isoform X2: MFSSGLEGDLLEMGMWSLGLGAVGAALAGIFLANTDLCLPKAAMASLEQLEDADLRSTVDDATVIKAKSLWEKNGAVVMAVRRPGUFLCREEASELSSLKPQLEELGVPLVAVVKENVGSEIQDFRPHFAGDIYVDEMKLFYGPLQRKMGGVGFIRLGVWQNFMRAWRSGYQGNMNGEGFILGGVFVIGPGEQGILLEHREKEFGNKVKAADVLEAVKKIVPAK, from the exons a tgttttcctCTGGGCTGGAGGGGGATCTTCTGGAGATGGGGATGTGGTCTCTGGGTCTGGGGGCTGTCGGAGCAGCCCTTGCCGGGATCTTCCTGGCCAACACTGATTTGTGTCTGCCTAAAGCTGCCATGGCATCGCTGGAGCAACTGGAAGATGCTGACCTGCGCTCCACTGTAGATG ACGCCACAGTCATCAAAGCAAAGAGCCTGTGGGAGAAGAACGGGGCCGTGGTCATGGCCGTACGACGGCCTGGATGATTTTTGTGCAGAGAG gaGGCCTCTGAGCTGTCCTCTCTGAAGCCCCAGCTGGAAGAGCTCGGGGTCCCTCTGGTCGCCGTGGTGAAGGAGAACGTCGGCTCAGAGATCCAGGACTTCAGACCGCACTTCGCTGGGGACATCTACGTAGATGAAATG AAACTCTTCTACGGTCCGCTGCAGAGGAAGATGGGGGGTGTGGGGTTCATTCGCCTCGGCGTGTGGCAGAACTTCATGCGGGCCTGGCGGTCCGGTTACCAGGGCAACATGAACGGCGAGGGCTTCATTCTGGGCGGAGTGTTTGTCATTGGGCCGGGAGAACAG GGGATTCTCCTGGAACACCGTGAGAAGGAGTTTGGAAACAAGGTGAAAGCTGCAGACGTTTTGGAGGCTGTCAAGAAAATTGTGCCAGCGAAATAA